The nucleotide sequence GGACCCTCATCAAGCCCACATGTACGATAGTACAATTAACTTCCCATTTGCAAATCTATAGACTGAAATGCCACATTCCTTTCAGCTACAGAGCGCTTTCTACCCTGGCTCGCCGCCGCTAGTAGGGACATAGTCCCTGGACCTAAGTGACTTTTCAACCGGCGCGAGCAccgccaaccccccccccccctccccctctctgtttCAGTACactaacccccctcccctctctgttTCAGTACactaacccccctcccctctctgttTCAGTACactaacccccctcccctctctgttTCAGTACactaacccccctcccctctctgttTCAGTACactaacccccctcccctctctgttTCAGTACActacccccccctctctgtttCAGTACactaacccccctcccctctctgttTCAGTACactaacccccctcccccatatctttttgtgcgTATTGATCTGTTTTCATGCCTGATTCGCTGTGTTGACTTCATGCCTGATTCGCTGTGTTGACAGGCCGAGTTCAAGAGCCAGGTGCTCGGGGCAGGGGCAGGTAAGCTGGTGATGGTGGATTTCTACGCCACGTGGTGCGGGCCATGCAAGATGATCGCCCCTAAAGTCGAGGTACGTCACGCACACACGGTTATATTATAGAGTTATATCATTATAGCTGTGTAAATAACTCAGTGGTTATATCATTATAGCTGTGTAAATAACTCAGTGGTTATGTAGCCCCTGTTGATAGCGAAACATCAACGACAGTCCCCAATAGGCATCGCACCCGTGGGACAGGAACTATCATCAGACGCACCTGTTGTAGTACATCTGCCTGTCATGTTTGGCGTTAGACACCACAACGACTAAAGATGAAGGCTTGTTGATTTGAAATTCTGAATATTTTCACCGAAGAAGGgaccagggctgaggtgcaggAGACAAGTTAGCAACTCACGGGGGCCACCCGCAGtcttggattggttgaaactgagatgtgttgtcatttcaaccaatcagaaccCGCGATTTGTTCTCTcctgtttgggtggcacccactttcggttcctgCACACAACACTAAATGATACGTGCTAGTAGATGATTTGATATTCCAGCCACTAGCAGTGCTGATACCAATTCATCGAAACTGACACAGAAATACACGGCTAGATAGCTTGAATTTAGTCAATCAGTCCTACCACCACATGCAAAAGCAACGCTGCCATGAATAGCTAAACAGCTTGGAACAACTTGCCATTATGAACACAGAACTATAGGCCGCCAGGTTATTTGACATTTGGATGTGTAGCAGGCCATGAGCCTTCTGAAGTAAAGAACGAGCGTCACTCCAAGTCCGTGCTTGTTTCTCTGCCCGTTTAaattaagaaaaagaaaaagaaatgtatTTCATTATTTGAATTTCAGATCGTTTTCAGTTGAAAAGCCCTTTGTCATTCAGTATTCACACTTACTGTGGGCGATGTCTAAAAAAAGTCGCTGATGTCTTTAAATATAGTTGTACTGTTGTTTTATCGTCGTCTGTCACAATTCCATGCTCAATTGTCCATGTAATGTACGACATTTCTGGAGGAGCCTACGATGTCTTTAAGGATGTAAACTACTTTCGTTATTGATAGGAAAATGTGTACAAAAATGCAAGCAATGTTTTATGTGTCCCCCGGATGTGACCCCAAAGTCATACTGTACCGTACAACGTGTTGTTTGTCACTGCAGGCGATGTCTGAGGAGTTCCCGGATGTGGCTTTCTTTAAGGTGGACGTGGACCAGGTGGCGGTGAGTTGTTTTACTTGTTGGGATGTGTGTCATTCTTTCTTCTGTGTGTCACCCCAGTCTTACTGTGCATAAAGCATTGATAGTCCTGTGCTTGTtgtttaacaaaaataaaatgtttatgCGAAGTGAGTGAGTCAGTAGGTGTAAAACGGGCACAATGGCCTATAGTTGATAAGACGCCGACCTCCATGTGCAAGTTCCCAAATTTGAGTGTTCAAATCACAGCCGCACCTGGTGGGTTatgggtggagatttgtccgatctcccaggttaacTGATGTGCAACTTGCCAGGTTTTTTGGTATCGCCTTTCGTGTGtaccatttcatttcatttcattcccTTGACCGATTTGGCCGTCGGGGGGGCATGAGGGACGACGAGACAGCAGTCCTCCTCCATTCGGGTCTGTTCTGGGCCGTTGTGAGCAGCTCATCCATGGGAAGCGAGGTCCATTCCTTGACATTGTCTGTCCAGCTCTTTCTCGGTCGGCCACGGCGACGACCACCCTCCAGAGTTCCCTGAAGTATAGTCTTGCACAGGGAGTCGTGCCTGGTGATGTGACCGAACCAGACAAGCTTGCGTCGTTTGACAGTTGCCAGGAGGGGTTCCTGGGGTCCCACGTGTGTACCAGCAAGCATAATACCAAGCCCAgtcggaaaagatcctgtaatccatgtcagagtttggtgtgTGAAAGACACACGTACATTtataccaagcatgcatacTCCACCTCGTGAAAAGAGTtcgtctcactgtctcactgtctcactgtctcactgtctcactgtctcactgtctcactgtctcactgtctcagatgtGGTCGGACTttcacatgagataagaccatccctcctaATCATCACATAACAGAAATGAACGGCCTAGGTGGCTGGTATATTCTTAAAGAATTACTGAATTACGCAAAGGGCACTGTTGCCTTTTTCCTAAATTAATCCATTAACAAAATTCCATCACAGTAGACAGTCGGGGTGTTGACTTTTGAAAGCCTGACAACATCTGAGAGGGTGAGGCCAACTCTTTTCACCAGGCGGAATGGGCCTTTGATCTTGTGCTACTGTGTGCAAGcttgcatatatatgtataaaCTTAAGTGCAACTAAATGTTGCTTAGTTactgacgtgtgtgtgtttgtgtgtgtgtgtgtgtgtgtgtgtgtgtgtgtgtgtgtgtgtgtgtgtgtgtgtgtgtgtgtgttgtgattgCAGGAGGTGTCAGAAGAACAGGGGGTGTCAGCCATGCccacattcttcttcttcaaggACGGCAAGAAGGTAGGACACGCTGCTTTTCTTTCACCTTAATGTAGTACCGGAACAGCGATGACAAGGGCACTGTTGTAAGGGGAAATAGTGGCGCTGttataaagggggggggggggggtctggtgGCACTGTTGTAAGGGGAAATAGTGGCGCTGttataaaggggggggggggggggtctggtgGCACTGTTATAAGGGGAAAATAGTGGCACtgttaaaaggggggagggTCTGGTGGCACTGTTATAAGAGGGAAATATTGGCACTgttagaagggggggggggggggggctggtggCACGGTTATAAGGGGGAAATATTTCCCTGCTAGTGTCTTATTTCCcgtcgtgtgtacacacaagcacaagaccaagtgcgcacggaaaagatcctgtaatccatgtcagagttcagtgagttataaaaacaca is from Littorina saxatilis isolate snail1 linkage group LG5, US_GU_Lsax_2.0, whole genome shotgun sequence and encodes:
- the LOC138967673 gene encoding uncharacterized protein, which codes for MGVQQISSTAEFKSQVLGAGAGKLVMVDFYATWCGPCKMIAPKVEAMSEEFPDVAFFKVDVDQVAEVSEEQGVSAMPTFFFFKDGKKVTEVVGASEDKIRAAITQHK